One Rhizobiales bacterium GAS188 DNA window includes the following coding sequences:
- a CDS encoding ATP-binding cassette, subfamily B, HlyB/CyaB has product MTEADTGLFALSVLAAIHQRSFDIRRAAHEHGRPGAFLDVGELVLAARASGFKARSLRSSPERLGRTPLPAVARKVDGTFFVISQAKDQRVLIQEMGCAPAIWSLAELAERWSGQLILVALRPGLGLEEAKFGLKWFLPAASRFKALFGEVLVVSFIIQLLGLVSPLFFQVVVDKVLVHKGLTTLDVLVLGLLTVTAFETLLGYLRTFVLSHTTSRVDAVLGARVFRHLLHLPVGYFGARPTGQTVARVRELENIRQFLTSSALTLTVDLFFSVVFIAVMLWYSPPLTLIVALGLPLYVGISLVLTPMIRARVDEKFRRGAAQQSYLVESLAGVETLKAMAVEPQARRRFEEQLAAYISASFRVVSLGAAGSQMIQFVSKVTTAIVLWFGAQAVMGGEMTIGALVAFNMLAGQVNQPILRLAQLWQDFQQFRLSIARLGDILNTPTEIANTSTRQDLPEIRGDIRFEDVTFRYSPGGPQILRGVDLAIRAGEVIGVVGRSGSGKSTLTRLIQRLYVPESGKVKVDGIDLALMDPAWLRRQVGVVLQENVLFNRTVRENVALANPALPLERVIEAAELAGAHEFILELPHGYDTVLEERGSNLSGGQRQRIAIARALVTNPRILIFDEATSALDYESERAIQANMRAICRGRTVLIVAHRLSTVRQADRILVMEKGRIAEEGGHRELVSANGLYARLVAGAGG; this is encoded by the coding sequence ATGACCGAGGCGGATACTGGCTTATTCGCGCTATCGGTGCTCGCTGCCATCCACCAGCGCTCCTTTGACATTCGTCGCGCCGCGCATGAGCACGGCCGACCGGGCGCTTTCCTGGATGTGGGCGAGCTGGTGCTGGCAGCGCGTGCTTCGGGGTTCAAGGCCCGATCCTTGAGGTCGAGCCCCGAGCGGCTCGGGCGCACGCCGCTTCCGGCCGTTGCCCGCAAGGTCGACGGCACATTCTTCGTTATTTCCCAAGCAAAGGATCAGCGCGTCCTTATCCAAGAGATGGGCTGCGCGCCGGCCATTTGGAGCCTTGCTGAGCTTGCCGAGCGCTGGTCGGGCCAGCTGATCCTGGTTGCCCTTCGCCCAGGGCTCGGGCTCGAGGAGGCCAAGTTCGGCTTGAAGTGGTTCCTGCCTGCGGCGTCGCGCTTCAAGGCGCTGTTCGGCGAGGTTCTCGTTGTCTCCTTCATCATCCAGCTCCTCGGCCTTGTCTCGCCGCTGTTCTTCCAGGTGGTGGTCGACAAGGTGCTGGTGCACAAGGGCCTGACTACACTCGACGTGCTGGTGCTCGGCCTTTTGACGGTGACGGCGTTCGAGACGCTTCTCGGTTATCTGCGCACATTCGTTCTGTCGCACACCACGAGCCGGGTTGACGCTGTGCTCGGCGCCCGCGTCTTCCGGCACCTCTTGCATTTGCCGGTCGGGTATTTCGGAGCGCGTCCCACGGGCCAGACCGTGGCCCGCGTGCGCGAGCTCGAGAACATCCGCCAATTCTTGACGAGCTCGGCCCTGACCTTGACGGTCGACTTGTTCTTCTCAGTGGTCTTCATCGCGGTGATGCTCTGGTATAGCCCGCCGCTCACCTTAATCGTGGCGCTCGGCCTCCCGCTCTATGTCGGCATCAGCCTGGTGCTGACCCCGATGATCCGGGCGCGGGTCGACGAGAAATTCCGGCGGGGCGCAGCCCAGCAATCCTATCTGGTCGAGAGCCTCGCGGGCGTCGAGACCTTGAAGGCCATGGCCGTCGAGCCGCAAGCCAGACGGCGCTTCGAGGAGCAGCTGGCCGCGTATATCAGCGCCTCATTCCGCGTGGTCTCGCTTGGCGCTGCCGGCTCGCAGATGATCCAGTTCGTCAGCAAAGTCACGACCGCCATCGTGCTCTGGTTTGGGGCACAAGCGGTCATGGGCGGCGAGATGACGATCGGTGCGCTCGTGGCCTTCAACATGCTGGCGGGCCAGGTCAACCAGCCGATCCTGCGGCTGGCGCAGCTCTGGCAGGATTTTCAGCAGTTCCGGCTCTCGATCGCGCGGCTGGGCGACATTCTCAATACACCGACGGAGATCGCCAACACCAGCACGCGCCAGGATCTGCCCGAGATCCGCGGTGACATTCGCTTCGAGGACGTCACGTTTCGCTATTCTCCGGGTGGCCCGCAAATCTTGCGCGGGGTCGACCTTGCCATCCGCGCCGGCGAGGTGATCGGTGTCGTCGGGCGTTCGGGCTCCGGCAAGTCGACGCTTACAAGGCTCATCCAGCGCCTTTATGTGCCGGAGAGCGGCAAGGTCAAGGTTGATGGCATCGATCTCGCTCTCATGGACCCAGCCTGGTTGCGGCGCCAGGTGGGCGTGGTGTTGCAGGAGAATGTGCTGTTCAACCGCACGGTGCGCGAGAACGTTGCGCTGGCCAATCCGGCTCTGCCGCTGGAGCGGGTGATCGAGGCGGCCGAGCTTGCCGGCGCACACGAGTTCATCCTCGAGCTGCCGCACGGCTACGACACCGTGCTCGAGGAACGCGGCTCCAACCTCTCCGGCGGTCAGCGTCAGCGCATCGCCATCGCCCGCGCGCTCGTCACCAATCCCCGCATCCTGATCTTCGACGAGGCGACCTCGGCGCTCGACTATGAGAGCGAGCGCGCCATTCAGGCGAATATGCGGGCGATCTGCCGCGGCCGCACGGTGCTCATCGTGGCACACCGTCTGTCGACCGTTCGCCAGGCCGACCGCATTCTGGTCATGGAGAAGGGCCGCATCGCCGAAGAGGGAGGACATCGCGAGCTCGTCAGCGCGAATGGGCTCTACGCCCGACTCGTAGCCGGTGCGGGAGGGTAG
- a CDS encoding ATP-dependent DNA helicase, Rep family, which produces MSAAHLDKLNPEQRSAVEHGIGGEAGGIGGPLLVIAGAGSGKTNTLAHRVAHLIVNGSDPRRILLMTFSRRAAAEMTRRVERICAQVLGAQVLGANAGIMTDALSWAGTFHGIGARLLRDYAAEIGLSPDFTIHDREDSADLMNLIRHELGFSKTESRFPTKGTCLAIYSRAVNAELPLATALGSHYPWCAGWEAQLRELFASYVEAKQAQNVLDYDDLLLYWAQAVGDPLLAEDIGGRFDHVLVDEYQDTNRLQSSILLALKPGGQGLTVVGDDAQSIYSFRAATVRNILDFPNAFSPSAAIITLDRNYRSTQPILAAANGVIGLAAERFTKNLRTERQSAERPLLVSVRDEADQARYIVAQVLENRESGTRLTQQAVLFRTSHHSGPLEVELTRRNIPFVKFGGLKFLDSAHVKDMLAVLRFAQNPRDRVAGFRLMLLLPGVGPSSAQRVLDLMADQADPLLALTDIPAPQRSGENWAGFVATLQQLRSGGAGWPAEIEFARHWYAPHLERIHEDASMRQADLVQLEQIASGYPSRERFLTELTLDPPDATSDQAGVPHLDEDYLILSTIHSAKGQEWKSVFMLNVVDGCMPSDLGAGTTAEIEEERRLLYVGMTRARDNLHLVVPQRFFTHGQSQHGDRHVYAARTRFIPPGLLKLFECVTWPTASGAAGGLRETRQVRVDVGARMRGMWR; this is translated from the coding sequence ATGAGCGCTGCGCATCTGGACAAGCTCAATCCCGAGCAGCGTAGCGCCGTCGAACATGGGATCGGAGGCGAGGCCGGCGGGATCGGAGGGCCGCTGCTGGTGATCGCCGGCGCGGGCTCGGGCAAGACCAACACGCTCGCCCATCGCGTCGCGCATCTGATCGTCAACGGCAGCGACCCGCGCCGCATCCTGCTGATGACCTTCTCGCGTCGCGCCGCAGCCGAGATGACGCGCCGGGTCGAGCGGATCTGCGCGCAAGTTCTTGGAGCGCAAGTTCTTGGAGCCAATGCCGGCATCATGACCGACGCGCTCAGCTGGGCCGGCACCTTCCATGGGATCGGCGCGCGGCTCCTGCGCGACTACGCGGCGGAGATCGGGCTCAGCCCGGACTTCACCATCCATGACCGCGAAGACTCGGCTGATCTGATGAATCTCATCCGCCATGAGCTCGGCTTCTCGAAGACCGAAAGCCGTTTTCCCACCAAGGGAACCTGTCTTGCGATCTACTCGCGCGCCGTCAATGCGGAGCTGCCTCTCGCCACGGCGCTCGGCAGCCACTATCCCTGGTGCGCCGGCTGGGAGGCGCAGTTGCGCGAGCTGTTCGCCAGCTATGTCGAGGCGAAGCAGGCACAGAACGTCCTCGATTACGACGACCTGTTGCTCTACTGGGCCCAGGCCGTCGGCGATCCGCTGCTCGCCGAGGATATCGGCGGGCGCTTCGACCATGTGCTGGTCGACGAATACCAGGACACGAACCGCCTGCAATCCTCAATCCTGCTGGCGCTGAAGCCCGGCGGTCAGGGGCTGACCGTAGTGGGCGATGACGCCCAATCGATCTATTCCTTCCGCGCCGCGACCGTGCGCAACATCCTCGACTTTCCGAATGCCTTCAGCCCATCGGCCGCCATCATCACGCTCGACCGCAATTACCGCTCGACGCAGCCGATCCTGGCTGCCGCCAATGGCGTGATCGGCCTCGCTGCCGAGCGCTTCACCAAGAATCTGCGGACCGAACGCCAATCGGCCGAGCGCCCCCTTCTGGTGAGCGTGCGCGACGAGGCGGATCAAGCCCGCTATATCGTCGCGCAGGTGCTGGAGAACCGGGAGAGCGGCACGCGCCTGACGCAGCAAGCCGTCCTGTTCCGCACTTCGCATCATAGCGGCCCGCTCGAGGTCGAACTCACGCGCCGCAACATCCCTTTCGTGAAGTTCGGCGGCCTCAAATTCCTCGACAGCGCCCATGTGAAGGACATGCTGGCGGTGCTGCGCTTCGCCCAAAACCCGCGCGATCGCGTGGCGGGGTTCCGCCTCATGCTGCTCCTGCCGGGTGTCGGGCCGTCCTCGGCGCAGCGTGTCCTCGACCTGATGGCCGATCAAGCCGATCCGCTCTTGGCCCTCACCGACATTCCGGCGCCTCAGCGCTCGGGCGAGAATTGGGCAGGCTTCGTCGCGACGCTGCAGCAGCTGCGCTCGGGCGGGGCCGGCTGGCCTGCCGAGATCGAATTTGCGCGCCACTGGTACGCGCCGCATCTCGAACGCATCCACGAGGATGCGTCCATGCGACAAGCCGATCTCGTGCAGCTCGAGCAGATTGCCTCAGGCTATCCGTCCCGCGAACGCTTCCTGACCGAACTGACGCTCGATCCGCCCGACGCCACCAGCGATCAGGCGGGCGTGCCGCATCTCGATGAGGACTACCTGATCCTCTCCACGATCCATTCGGCCAAGGGGCAGGAATGGAAATCGGTGTTCATGCTCAACGTGGTCGATGGCTGCATGCCGTCCGATCTCGGCGCCGGAACCACCGCCGAGATCGAAGAGGAGCGGCGCCTGCTCTATGTCGGCATGACACGGGCACGAGACAATCTGCACCTCGTCGTGCCGCAGCGCTTCTTCACCCATGGGCAGAGCCAGCACGGCGATCGCCACGTCTATGCCGCACGCACACGCTTCATTCCGCCTGGCCTGCTGAAGCTGTTTGAATGCGTGACATGGCCGACGGCGTCGGGCGCCGCGGGAGGGCTACGGGAGACCAGGCAGGTGCGCGTCGATGTCGGCGCCCGGATGCGCGGCATGTGGCGGTAA
- a CDS encoding Papain family cysteine protease — MKLALLLVAAFLLLPAAARAQGAIIETMEDLKNRPEPQGFRGALPAQVSLAATLPPPGNQNPTGSCVSWAATYAAASQAARRAGLGSSLRLSPSFTYNQMSRDPYCRLGTTASKTLDLLRDVGVLPIEEYAFDGGWCGRLPTVAELQRAAKYKIKGWSRFDATNIEAVKAQLARGVPVIFDTRTNADFKALKSDAVFDAPGAMNGGGHTMIAVGYDDARQAIRIQNSWGRKWADGGYAWLSYNFWTHNVHVGYVID, encoded by the coding sequence ATGAAACTGGCGCTTCTTCTTGTCGCCGCATTCCTGCTCCTGCCTGCGGCGGCACGCGCCCAAGGCGCCATCATCGAAACCATGGAGGACCTCAAGAACCGGCCGGAGCCTCAGGGCTTTCGCGGTGCCCTGCCGGCGCAGGTCAGCCTCGCGGCGACCCTGCCGCCGCCCGGAAACCAGAACCCCACCGGAAGCTGCGTCTCCTGGGCCGCGACTTACGCCGCCGCCTCGCAGGCGGCCCGCCGCGCCGGGCTCGGTTCTTCGCTCAGGCTCAGCCCCTCCTTCACCTACAACCAGATGTCTCGCGATCCCTATTGCCGGCTGGGCACGACGGCGTCCAAGACGCTCGACCTGTTGCGCGACGTCGGCGTATTGCCGATCGAGGAATATGCCTTCGACGGCGGCTGGTGCGGACGTCTCCCGACTGTCGCCGAGCTGCAGCGCGCCGCCAAATACAAGATCAAAGGTTGGAGCCGGTTCGATGCGACGAATATCGAGGCCGTCAAGGCACAATTGGCGCGCGGCGTCCCCGTCATTTTCGACACACGCACCAATGCAGATTTCAAAGCCCTGAAAAGCGACGCCGTGTTCGATGCGCCAGGAGCCATGAATGGCGGGGGCCATACCATGATCGCCGTCGGCTACGACGATGCGCGCCAGGCCATTCGCATCCAGAACTCCTGGGGCCGCAAATGGGCGGATGGTGGTTATGCCTGGCTGTCTTATAATTTCTGGACGCACAACGTCCATGTTGGATACGTGATCGACTGA
- a CDS encoding RNA polymerase sigma-70 factor, ECF subfamily, with protein MTILPDDLQWEAPEPGSAASSASVAERNAIFADLVLPHLDDAYALARWLTDNNADAEDVVQDAFLRAFRALGQFSSGNARAWVLTIVRHTAYRWLRKNRPAVLVMGQDLESAANASADLYQQDLKTPETALIAKEDIGRLRAAIAALPAPSREVLVLRDLQGLAYREIAGICAVPVGTVMSRLARARDQVMAIVASTA; from the coding sequence ATGACGATTTTGCCTGATGATCTGCAATGGGAGGCGCCGGAACCCGGTTCTGCCGCGAGTTCCGCCAGCGTCGCCGAACGCAACGCGATTTTTGCCGATCTCGTGCTGCCGCATCTCGACGACGCTTACGCGTTGGCTCGCTGGCTGACGGACAATAATGCGGACGCCGAAGATGTGGTGCAGGATGCCTTCCTGCGCGCCTTCCGGGCGCTGGGGCAGTTTTCGAGCGGCAATGCGCGTGCCTGGGTGCTGACCATCGTGCGCCATACGGCCTATCGCTGGCTGCGCAAGAACCGCCCCGCCGTTTTGGTCATGGGCCAGGACCTCGAAAGCGCCGCGAATGCGAGCGCCGACCTCTACCAGCAGGATCTCAAGACGCCCGAGACCGCGCTCATCGCCAAAGAGGATATCGGCCGGCTCAGAGCTGCGATCGCTGCCCTGCCTGCGCCGTCCCGGGAGGTTCTGGTGCTACGCGATCTGCAGGGCCTCGCCTATCGCGAGATTGCCGGCATCTGCGCCGTTCCGGTGGGCACCGTGATGTCACGATTGGCTCGCGCCCGCGACCAGGTGATGGCGATCGTGGCGAGCACGGCCTGA
- a CDS encoding TolB amino-terminal domain-containing protein, producing MADPFSKNNKSPENAKAINELCRVLLRSLPCRDRNATARCISFGFAMQAIDPSRRFRFGVFEVDLRSGGLTKNGLRRNLQEQPFQVLSMLLEKPGELVTREELRGRLWARTVVDFDHGINKAISKIRHALGDSAANPRFIETVARRGYRFLADVTAIEAPAGQTVSSIRSLAVLPLENLSGDSTQEYFADGMTDELIASLGQISALRVISRTSVMAYKRIRKPLPQIARELNVEAVIEGTVLRAGDRVRITAQLIEAQTDKHIWARSYEVDIRDAIALQHQVARNIAEQIRATLSRREQAVLEIPKTIDPKAYEAYLKGRYFWNKRTEDGLRTSIDYFGQAIEADPIYAAAYAGLADAYALLGDWQYGLLFPQDALPRARAAASKALDLDEGLGEAHSSLAFTLDLYYWDWAAAEREHKRAITLNPGYATAHHWYAWHLIVMGRTEEALAQLRWAGSLDPLSLIISAELADALCIAKLYDESIQQSRKTLAMDRNFANGHYQLGQALVQKHMPGEAISEFQTAIELAGDNAAFVSNLAYAYARSGRGDEATKLVKALEARQSATSSADANIALAHVGLGDHDAAMSSLNKAYLARFNPSILMRPAFDPLRQDVRFHELLRRIGLPSIS from the coding sequence ATGGCCGATCCTTTCTCGAAGAACAATAAGTCCCCTGAGAATGCAAAGGCGATCAACGAGTTATGCCGAGTCCTCCTCCGTTCATTGCCGTGCCGGGACCGCAATGCTACAGCTCGCTGCATCTCGTTCGGGTTTGCGATGCAAGCCATTGACCCATCCAGACGGTTTCGATTCGGCGTATTCGAGGTCGATCTTCGAAGCGGCGGACTGACGAAGAACGGGCTGCGCCGCAACTTGCAGGAGCAGCCGTTTCAAGTGCTGTCGATGCTGCTCGAGAAGCCAGGCGAGCTGGTGACCCGGGAGGAGTTGCGCGGCAGGCTCTGGGCCCGGACGGTCGTGGATTTCGACCACGGCATCAACAAGGCCATCAGCAAGATTCGCCACGCTCTCGGCGACTCGGCTGCCAATCCCCGCTTCATCGAAACCGTCGCTCGTCGTGGATACCGGTTCCTCGCCGATGTCACGGCGATCGAGGCGCCTGCCGGCCAGACCGTGTCTTCGATCCGGTCGCTTGCGGTGCTGCCTTTGGAAAACCTGTCCGGCGATTCCACGCAGGAATATTTTGCCGACGGGATGACCGACGAGCTGATTGCCAGCCTCGGCCAGATCAGTGCCTTGCGCGTGATCTCCAGAACCTCCGTGATGGCCTATAAACGCATACGCAAGCCGCTGCCGCAGATTGCCCGCGAGCTGAATGTGGAAGCGGTGATCGAAGGCACGGTGTTGCGTGCCGGCGACCGCGTTCGGATCACCGCACAACTGATCGAGGCGCAAACCGACAAGCATATTTGGGCCCGCAGTTATGAGGTCGATATCCGGGACGCGATCGCCCTCCAGCACCAGGTGGCCCGCAACATCGCCGAGCAGATACGGGCAACCTTGAGCCGGCGGGAACAGGCGGTCCTCGAAATCCCGAAGACGATCGACCCGAAAGCCTATGAGGCTTATCTCAAGGGAAGATATTTCTGGAACAAGCGCACGGAGGATGGCCTCAGGACGTCTATAGACTATTTCGGGCAGGCCATCGAAGCAGACCCGATATATGCCGCAGCTTATGCTGGATTGGCCGACGCTTACGCGCTGTTGGGGGACTGGCAATACGGGCTCTTGTTTCCCCAGGATGCCCTGCCGAGAGCCAGGGCCGCCGCCAGCAAGGCGCTCGATCTGGACGAGGGCCTCGGCGAAGCTCACTCATCCTTGGCGTTCACCCTCGACCTCTATTACTGGGATTGGGCCGCCGCCGAGCGGGAGCACAAGCGCGCCATCACTCTCAATCCCGGCTACGCGACGGCGCATCATTGGTATGCTTGGCATTTGATCGTGATGGGGAGGACCGAGGAAGCGCTCGCCCAGTTGCGATGGGCCGGGAGCCTCGACCCGCTGTCCCTGATCATCAGCGCGGAGCTGGCAGATGCGCTATGCATTGCCAAGCTCTATGACGAATCCATCCAGCAGAGCCGGAAAACCCTGGCGATGGACCGGAACTTTGCCAATGGCCATTACCAATTGGGTCAAGCCCTGGTGCAGAAGCACATGCCTGGCGAGGCTATCAGCGAATTTCAAACCGCGATCGAGCTTGCCGGCGACAACGCCGCCTTTGTCTCCAATCTCGCTTACGCCTATGCGCGGTCGGGCCGCGGCGACGAAGCGACCAAGCTGGTCAAAGCATTGGAAGCGAGGCAAAGCGCAACCTCCTCGGCCGATGCCAACATTGCGCTCGCCCATGTCGGGCTCGGCGATCACGACGCGGCGATGAGCTCGCTGAACAAGGCCTATCTCGCCCGCTTCAACCCTTCCATCCTCATGCGGCCGGCCTTCGATCCTCTGCGGCAAGACGTCCGCTTTCACGAGCTGCTGCGCAGGATCGGGCTTCCATCAATCAGCTGA
- a CDS encoding 6-phosphogluconate dehydratase: MTGQASINARIGEVTERIARRSHGSRSRYLDRIAAAADAKPHRQRLGCANQAHGFAACASGDKAALRSGEGANLAIITAYNDMLSAHQPYERFPDLIRAAAREAGGVAQVAGGVPAMCDGITQGEAGMELSLFSRDVIALSTAVGLSHQTFDAAVFLGICDKIVPGLVIGALSFGHLPAVFIPAGPMTSGVPNDEKAMARQLYAEGKVGREALLEVEAKSYHGPGTCTFYGTANTNQMMMEIMGLHLPGASFVNPNTPLRDALTREAAKRALAITALGNDYTPIGKMFDERAFVNGIVGLHATGGSTNHTLHIVAMASAAGITLTWDDFAELAEVVPLLTRVYPNGKADVNHFQAAGGMAFVIRELLGAGLLHKDVETVWGTGLDGYTREPKLDADGGLAWRDAALASGDEAVLRGMGAPFQPTGGLRVLAGNLGQAVIKTSAIAPARHIIEAPARVFHSQEELQAAFKAGELDCDMVAVVRFQGPKANGMPELHKLMPPLCVLQDRGRKVALVTDGRLSGASGKVPAAIHVTPEAVEGGAIAKIRDGDLMRVDAVAGHLTALVEEAEWAARLPVSADLSTSHVGVGRELFAAFRAAVGSADTGASIFAANAG; the protein is encoded by the coding sequence ATGACCGGCCAAGCCAGCATCAATGCCCGCATCGGCGAGGTCACCGAGCGCATTGCCCGGCGCAGCCATGGCTCGCGTTCGCGCTATCTCGACCGGATCGCCGCGGCGGCCGACGCCAAGCCGCACCGCCAGCGCCTCGGCTGCGCCAACCAGGCGCATGGCTTCGCCGCCTGCGCGTCGGGCGACAAGGCGGCACTGCGCTCAGGCGAGGGCGCCAACCTCGCGATCATCACTGCCTATAACGACATGCTCTCGGCCCATCAGCCCTATGAGCGTTTCCCCGATCTCATTCGGGCCGCCGCGCGCGAGGCCGGCGGTGTCGCACAGGTCGCGGGCGGCGTGCCGGCCATGTGCGACGGCATCACCCAGGGTGAAGCGGGCATGGAGCTCTCGCTGTTCTCGCGCGACGTCATCGCCCTCTCGACAGCCGTTGGCCTCTCCCACCAGACCTTCGATGCGGCGGTGTTCCTCGGCATCTGCGACAAGATCGTGCCGGGGCTGGTCATCGGCGCCCTCTCCTTCGGCCATCTGCCGGCCGTCTTCATTCCGGCCGGACCCATGACCTCGGGCGTGCCGAATGACGAGAAGGCGATGGCAAGGCAGCTTTACGCCGAGGGCAAGGTGGGGCGCGAGGCGCTGCTGGAGGTGGAGGCGAAGTCCTATCACGGCCCCGGCACCTGCACCTTCTACGGCACCGCCAACACCAACCAGATGATGATGGAGATCATGGGCCTGCATTTGCCCGGCGCCTCCTTCGTCAATCCGAACACGCCGTTGCGCGACGCGCTGACACGCGAAGCGGCGAAACGGGCTCTGGCGATCACGGCGCTCGGCAACGACTACACGCCAATCGGCAAGATGTTCGACGAACGCGCCTTCGTGAACGGCATCGTCGGCCTGCACGCGACCGGCGGTTCCACCAATCACACCCTGCATATCGTGGCGATGGCATCCGCGGCCGGCATCACGCTCACCTGGGACGACTTCGCCGAGCTCGCCGAGGTGGTGCCGCTCCTTACCCGCGTCTATCCGAACGGCAAGGCGGATGTGAACCATTTCCAAGCCGCCGGCGGCATGGCTTTCGTGATCCGCGAGCTGCTCGGCGCCGGCCTGCTGCACAAGGACGTCGAGACCGTGTGGGGCACCGGCCTCGACGGCTATACGCGGGAGCCGAAGCTCGACGCCGATGGCGGCCTCGCCTGGCGCGACGCAGCCCTTGCGAGCGGCGACGAGGCGGTTCTGCGCGGCATGGGCGCCCCCTTCCAGCCGACCGGCGGTTTGCGTGTGCTCGCTGGCAATCTCGGCCAGGCCGTCATCAAGACCTCGGCGATCGCGCCCGCGCGGCATATCATCGAGGCGCCCGCCCGCGTGTTCCACAGCCAGGAGGAGCTGCAGGCCGCCTTCAAGGCCGGCGAGCTCGATTGCGACATGGTGGCTGTGGTGCGCTTCCAGGGGCCGAAAGCCAACGGCATGCCGGAACTGCACAAGCTGATGCCGCCGCTCTGCGTGCTGCAGGACAGAGGCCGCAAGGTCGCCCTCGTCACCGATGGGCGCCTGTCGGGCGCCTCCGGCAAGGTGCCGGCCGCCATCCACGTGACTCCCGAAGCCGTCGAAGGCGGCGCCATCGCCAAGATCCGCGACGGCGACTTGATGCGCGTCGATGCTGTCGCCGGGCACCTCACCGCGCTCGTGGAGGAAGCCGAATGGGCGGCGCGCCTGCCGGTCAGCGCCGACCTCTCGACCTCGCATGTCGGGGTCGGCCGCGAGCTTTTCGCAGCCTTTCGCGCCGCCGTCGGAAGCGCCGATACGGGAGCCTCGATCTTCGCCGCGAATGCTGGGTGA
- a CDS encoding hemolysin D has product MGKVVHLPDRGAALTRQEREFLPAALEILETPPSPAHRWTSWTLVTLVGVAVAWASLGKIDITASAPGKLVPVGRVKLVQPLETSVVRAIHVAEGEHVTGGQVLIDLDPTEPAADLESSRTERAQALLDAEAARVILAQDEGASFSVPPEVDAALAAATQVQVALQLKEHAAQIESVKAEIADKRATLAAKENDAAKNAEMVPLAIDRYSTQKELFARGNTSKLNVLQAQYDMIDRKSEQKSIPEQRRALEADIHGLEHKIVESDAQFLGKAADQRVKALQKVAVVDQTLRKERQREALRHLLAPVAGAVQELKTHTAGGVVTVADTLMTIVPDDATLEVEATIEHQDMGFLREGQDAEIKLDAYPFTRYGTAHGMVRSIARDASASEANRNGSSSSKTSSKDDKQQSSGYRVLIALERQSLAVEDATVRLMPGMAVQADIRTGQRRVIGFLLDPIMRSAQEAGRER; this is encoded by the coding sequence ATGGGCAAGGTCGTCCACCTACCGGACCGAGGGGCTGCGTTGACGCGCCAGGAACGCGAGTTCCTGCCGGCAGCGCTGGAGATATTGGAAACTCCGCCCTCACCGGCGCATCGCTGGACGTCCTGGACCTTGGTGACGTTGGTCGGTGTGGCCGTAGCCTGGGCAAGCCTCGGCAAGATCGACATCACGGCTTCGGCTCCCGGCAAGCTCGTCCCGGTCGGTCGCGTCAAGCTGGTTCAGCCCTTGGAGACGAGCGTGGTCCGCGCCATCCATGTGGCCGAGGGCGAGCACGTGACCGGCGGACAGGTGCTCATCGACCTCGATCCGACCGAGCCCGCGGCCGACCTCGAAAGTTCGCGGACCGAACGCGCCCAGGCGCTCCTCGACGCCGAGGCTGCTCGTGTGATCCTGGCGCAGGATGAAGGCGCCAGCTTCTCCGTGCCGCCCGAGGTCGATGCCGCCCTCGCCGCCGCCACGCAGGTTCAGGTTGCGTTGCAGCTCAAGGAGCACGCGGCCCAAATCGAGAGCGTCAAGGCCGAAATCGCCGACAAGCGTGCCACGCTCGCCGCGAAGGAGAATGATGCAGCCAAGAATGCCGAGATGGTGCCCTTGGCCATCGACCGCTACTCTACGCAGAAAGAGCTGTTCGCCAGGGGCAATACCTCGAAGCTCAATGTGCTGCAGGCCCAATACGACATGATCGACCGCAAGTCCGAGCAGAAATCGATCCCCGAGCAGCGCCGCGCCTTGGAGGCCGACATCCATGGGCTCGAGCACAAAATTGTGGAGAGCGATGCGCAGTTCCTGGGCAAGGCGGCGGACCAGCGTGTCAAGGCCTTGCAGAAGGTGGCGGTGGTCGACCAGACCTTGCGCAAGGAGCGGCAGCGGGAGGCGCTGCGCCACCTCCTCGCCCCGGTCGCGGGCGCGGTGCAGGAGCTCAAGACCCACACCGCCGGCGGCGTCGTGACCGTGGCCGATACCCTCATGACCATTGTGCCCGACGACGCGACCCTCGAGGTCGAAGCCACGATCGAGCATCAGGACATGGGTTTTCTGCGTGAGGGTCAGGACGCGGAGATCAAGCTCGACGCGTATCCCTTCACCCGCTACGGCACCGCGCATGGTATGGTGCGCTCAATCGCGCGCGACGCCAGTGCGTCGGAAGCCAACAGGAACGGCAGTAGCTCCAGCAAGACAAGCAGCAAGGACGACAAGCAGCAATCAAGCGGCTATCGCGTCCTGATCGCCCTCGAGCGGCAATCGCTCGCCGTGGAAGACGCCACTGTCCGCCTGATGCCCGGCATGGCGGTCCAGGCCGACATCAGGACAGGCCAACGCCGCGTCATCGGCTTCCTGCTCGATCCCATAATGCGTAGCGCGCAAGAAGCGGGGAGAGAGAGATGA